The Methanobrevibacter boviskoreani JH1 genome has a segment encoding these proteins:
- a CDS encoding carboxypeptidase-like regulatory domain-containing protein — protein MHYTINDGTNPITGAIVTLKNKVTEEVYTSGKSGSTGGCNINNVPVGSYVVTVECTGYTTITNDLDVEGNADKIATLTVTI, from the coding sequence GTGCATTATACTATTAATGACGGTACAAATCCTATTACTGGTGCAATTGTAACATTGAAAAATAAAGTTACTGAAGAGGTATATACTAGTGGAAAATCTGGATCTACTGGTGGTTGCAATATAAATAATGTTCCTGTAGGATCATATGTTGTAACTGTAGAATGTACTGGTTATACTACTATTACAAATGATTTGGATGTTGAAGGTAATGCAGATAAAATTGCAACTTTAACTGTAACAATATAA